One Podarcis raffonei isolate rPodRaf1 chromosome 3, rPodRaf1.pri, whole genome shotgun sequence genomic region harbors:
- the RPS12 gene encoding 40S ribosomal protein S12 — MAEEGIAAGGVMDVNTALQEVLKTALIHDGLARGIREAAKALDKRQAHLCVLASNCDEPMYVKLVEALCAEHQINLIKVDDNKKLGEWVGLCKIDREGKPRKVVGCSCVVVKDYGKESQAKDVIEEYFKCKK; from the exons ATGGCCGAGGAAGG CATTGCTGCTGGAGGTGTAATGGATGTCAACACCGCCCTTCAAGAAGTGCTGAAGACCGCACTTATCCACGATGGCTTAGCCCGTGGAATTCGTGAAGCTGCCAAAGCCTTAGACAA ACGCCAAGCCCACCTTTGTGTTCTTGCATCCAATTGTGACGAGCCCATGTATGTCAAACTGGTTGAAGCACTTTGTGCTGAACATCAAATCAACCTGATAAAG GTTGATGACAACAAGAAGCTGGGTGAATGGGTAGGTCTCTGCAAGATCGACAGAGAAGGAAAACCCCGTAAAGTTGTGGGCTGCAGTTGTGTCGTTGTCAAA GACTATGGCAAGGAATCTCAGGCCAAAGATGTCATCGAAGAGTACTTCAAGTGCAAGAAATGa